A single genomic interval of uncultured Sphaerochaeta sp. harbors:
- a CDS encoding sugar ABC transporter permease, with protein sequence MRGIEKRKEQLFIFELMLPGLIFIGFFIVFPIFKVFQMSFTNWDLMRASEGNYFLGWQNFKDLFALSHFPKTINLTILFEFVCVVGTIVFSIVCALALNTNFRGRAFIRGIALLPWAIPTFVVAKIFLLSFNGDYGMFARMFQVLFHIDTNAFFSNEKLAFGLVSFLTIWKSFPFVTVLLMAAFSTVPKDYYEAAELDGAGKLRQFFSITIPSIMPTLVTLTVLQFMTTLRTFDMVYLFTQGGPNYGTNIIGNDIYLNGFKLFKFGMASAEGVILFVVSMLFVIPYFIHEGKED encoded by the coding sequence ATGAGAGGAATTGAAAAACGGAAAGAACAGCTGTTTATTTTTGAACTGATGCTTCCAGGCTTAATATTTATTGGATTTTTTATTGTATTTCCAATTTTTAAGGTCTTTCAGATGAGTTTCACGAATTGGGATTTGATGAGAGCATCCGAAGGTAACTACTTTCTTGGATGGCAAAATTTCAAAGACTTGTTCGCTCTTTCCCATTTTCCAAAAACAATTAACCTTACAATACTATTTGAGTTTGTTTGTGTTGTGGGTACGATTGTGTTTAGTATAGTCTGTGCATTGGCCTTAAATACAAATTTTCGTGGAAGGGCGTTCATACGGGGAATAGCTTTGCTACCCTGGGCAATTCCTACTTTTGTAGTTGCAAAGATATTCTTGCTCTCTTTTAATGGAGACTATGGGATGTTTGCAAGGATGTTCCAAGTCCTTTTTCATATAGACACCAACGCTTTTTTTTCTAATGAAAAATTAGCTTTTGGTCTGGTCTCTTTTCTGACTATTTGGAAAAGCTTTCCGTTTGTTACCGTGCTACTTATGGCTGCTTTCAGTACAGTCCCAAAAGATTACTATGAGGCTGCTGAACTCGATGGAGCTGGGAAGCTTAGACAATTTTTCTCTATTACCATTCCTAGCATTATGCCTACGTTGGTAACTCTGACTGTATTGCAGTTCATGACCACTTTGAGGACGTTTGATATGGTCTACCTATTTACACAGGGTGGACCCAATTATGGTACCAATATCATAGGTAATGATATCTATCTCAATGGTTTCAAATTATTTAAATTTGGAATGGCAAGCGCAGAGGGTGTTATTTTGTTCGTTGTGAGCATGTTGTTTGTCATACCGTATTTTATTCATGAAGGAAAGGAGGACTGA
- a CDS encoding sugar ABC transporter substrate-binding protein, which translates to MRKIMIILCIALLIPGYLFANGGSEKSGSTGKSEEKITLDWTFWATEKELDIFARPAIEEFEKQNPNIHINLIFIANTDYFKQLAVDIATNNEADIVTLDTGDGISAYYNIRKGGAFIPLDDYMKGYVLDDGTELEKIDLIDSVKKNGQVVALPWFTFAAPVTIYRKSVLEKAGVDPAELSASWDSYYKAAKKLTKDTNGDGKTDIYGFSHQTEGSVLLRWWTMHWLWENGGGIFPKEEAPYTADNLIWNSKENIEATEFLKKMITECGPSGKYTVNDALNMFANGSVATMQATTWCFANLKAMMNQDDYENDIGLAYFPNNGDKTPVNVTWGNPLAISSNSEHPEEAFKFIAFMHGKYAQSLQTNVPVNQEARAEYAKKNPYQAKTLDMVLEGELRQVPDIVQWRELDNIVNKSLEDAFLGAKSIKDALDWGQKEMQAVMSR; encoded by the coding sequence ATGAGAAAAATTATGATTATTCTATGCATTGCACTGTTGATTCCAGGCTATTTGTTCGCAAACGGAGGAAGCGAAAAATCAGGTAGTACTGGGAAGTCTGAAGAGAAGATCACCCTTGATTGGACATTTTGGGCAACTGAAAAAGAACTTGACATTTTTGCCCGTCCGGCAATTGAAGAGTTTGAGAAACAAAATCCCAACATTCACATCAATTTGATATTCATTGCCAATACTGATTATTTCAAACAGCTAGCTGTGGATATCGCCACGAACAATGAAGCTGACATTGTAACGTTGGACACCGGTGATGGTATCTCGGCATACTACAATATCCGTAAAGGCGGAGCTTTCATTCCACTAGACGATTACATGAAAGGCTATGTACTTGATGATGGCACTGAATTAGAAAAGATTGATTTGATTGATTCGGTAAAGAAGAATGGTCAAGTAGTAGCATTACCATGGTTTACATTCGCTGCGCCCGTGACCATCTATAGAAAGAGTGTGCTTGAAAAAGCTGGGGTTGATCCTGCTGAGCTTTCTGCTTCTTGGGATTCTTATTACAAGGCAGCAAAAAAACTGACAAAAGATACAAACGGTGATGGAAAGACAGATATATACGGCTTCTCTCATCAGACTGAAGGTTCTGTATTGCTTCGTTGGTGGACAATGCACTGGCTTTGGGAGAATGGTGGAGGAATTTTCCCTAAGGAAGAAGCTCCCTATACTGCCGACAATTTGATTTGGAACAGTAAGGAGAATATTGAGGCCACTGAGTTCCTAAAGAAAATGATCACTGAATGCGGACCTTCTGGGAAGTATACCGTTAACGATGCATTGAATATGTTCGCGAATGGATCGGTAGCTACCATGCAAGCAACAACTTGGTGCTTTGCCAACCTAAAGGCAATGATGAATCAGGATGATTATGAAAATGATATCGGGCTTGCATATTTCCCGAACAATGGTGATAAGACTCCTGTCAATGTAACTTGGGGCAATCCATTGGCAATCAGTTCCAATAGTGAGCATCCAGAAGAAGCGTTTAAGTTTATTGCTTTTATGCACGGAAAATACGCACAGAGCCTACAGACTAACGTACCGGTTAACCAGGAAGCTCGTGCCGAATATGCAAAGAAAAATCCGTATCAGGCAAAGACGCTGGATATGGTTCTGGAAGGTGAACTACGTCAGGTTCCAGATATTGTGCAGTGGAGAGAGCTTGACAATATTGTCAATAAATCTCTTGAGGATGCCTTCCTTGGTGCAAAGAGCATAAAAGATGCTTTAGACTGGGGACAGAAAGAGATGCAGGCAGTAATGTCACGCTAA